One window of Fusarium keratoplasticum isolate Fu6.1 chromosome 2, whole genome shotgun sequence genomic DNA carries:
- a CDS encoding Altered inheritance of mitochondria protein 41 — protein sequence MSCKPSMHLLRALRASQPCSAYRQPANRLSSASLCRFYSTPAGDAPPPLLSKLKSELKTAMRAKDAPRLAVLRSIMSANLNASKTSTPIKTDVQLVALIRKIQKGAFDAVAEAKAAGREDLVQKEEEQIKVLDEYISNSGVQTLGEAELKALVQDAVEASKAAGVQAKAIMGDVMKRLSGALEGKDVDRKELAKLVKELTG from the coding sequence ATGTCGTGCAAGCCCTCCATGCACCTCCTCCGAGCGCTACGGGCGTCTCAGCCTTGCTCGGCCTACCGACAACCCGCCAACCGACTCTCATCTGCCTCCCTCTGCCGCTTCTACTCGACACCCGCTGGCGATGCCCCCCCTCCGCTGCTGTCCAAGCTCAAATCTGAACTCAAGACGGCTATGCGCGCCAAGGATGCCCCCCGCCTAGCCGTTCTTCGGTCAATCATGTCGGCCAACCTCAACGCCTCCAAGACATCGACCCCCATTAAGACGGATGTGCAGCTCGTGGCCTTGATCCGCAAGATCCAGAAGGGAGCCTTTGACGCCGTTGCCGAGGCTAAGGCTGCCGGCCGCGAAGACCTGgtccagaaggaggaggagcagatcaAGGTTCTGGACGAGTACATCTCCAACAGCGGCGTGCAGACTCTGGGTGAGGCCGAACTCAAGGCCCTGGTTCAGGACGCCGTCgaggcttccaaggctgctggTGTTCAGGCCAAGGCTATTATGGGCGACGTCATGAAGCGGCTATCGGGTGCtctcgagggcaaggatgttgacagaaaggagctggccaagctggtcaaggagctgaCAGGCTAA
- a CDS encoding Sulf-transp domain-containing protein, producing MASLISGAVFGAATVVAGVYSPSVIINQFKFEEWHMLQTFLGAAATSAAVYKILEGTGYVNLKPRSSSPIGLFGQYDGNVLGGFLLGAGMALSGSCPGTVLAQVGAGLQTGFYALGGAVLGGIVWTGFLSKAVKAQKERTGVKPETVTLNEKLGVSKAATVILFETLCLSAIAASVIYTTGSDWTLFSAGSGLFIGFAQLFSILVRRSMLGVSGSYEEVGNHFWWLLKGADSASYPSSRQNMLFATGVAAGAWAISKNFPELLAASIVETEPRLAATGGFVMVVGSRLAGGCTSGHGISGLSLLSTSSLVTIGTTFAAAGLIAPLVH from the exons ATGGCCTCGCTCATCTCGGGCGCTGTTTTTGGCGCCGCCACTGTGGTTGCTGGTGTCTACTCCCCatccgtcatcatcaaccagTTCAAGTTTGAAGAATGGCACATGCTGCAGACCTTTCTCGGCGCAGCGGCGACCAGCGC CGCTGTCTACAAAATTCTGGAAGGCACTGGCTACGTAAACCTCAAGCCTCGCAGCTCCTCACCCATCGGCCTCTTCGGCCAGTATGATGGCAACGTCCTCGGCGGCTTTCTTCTCGGTGCCGGCATGGCTCTCTCGGGGTCATGTCCTGGAACTGTACTCGCCCAGGTCGGAGCTGGACTTCAGACTGGTTTCTACGCCCTGGGCGGAGCGGTGCTAGGCGGTATTGTATGGACAGGATTCCTCTCAAAGGCCGTCAAGGCGCAAAAGGAGAGAACAGGAGTGAAGCCCGAGACTGTCACCCTCAACGAAAAGCTCGGCGTCTCCAAGGCCGCGACTGTCATTCTATTTGAGACTCTCTGCCTGTCTGCCATCGCTGCTTCGGTCATCTACACCACTGGCTCGGATTGGACCCTTTTCTCCGCCGGTAGCGGTCTCTTCATCGGTTTCGCCCAGCTCTTCTCTATCCTCGTCCGCCGTTCCATGCTCGGTGTCTCTGGCTCCTACGAAGAAGTTGGAAACCACTTCTGGTGGCTCCTCAAGGGTGCTGACTCTGCTTCGTACCCCAGCAGCCGCCAGAACATGCTGTTCGCGACCGGCGTGGCGGCAGGTGCCTGGGCAATCTCAAAGAACTTCCCCGAACTTCTCGCAGCGTCCATCGTCGAGACTGAGCCACGATTGGCTGCTACCGGCGGCTTTGTGATGGTTGTTGGCTCAAGACTGGCTGGAGGCTGCACCTCTGGACATGGAATCAGTGGTCTGTCACTCCTGTCGACGTCGAGCCTTGTTACCATTGGTACTACTTTTGCTGCTGCAGGCTTGATTGCGCCTCTGGTTCACTAG